In the genome of Phocoena sinus isolate mPhoSin1 chromosome 15, mPhoSin1.pri, whole genome shotgun sequence, the window AGCACACAGGTGGCTTTCAGAGACTATCTGGGAACAAAATAATGAAGAGTGTGGGGTGGGCCTCGAGGGAAAGCACATCACCTCTGGGTGTGAGTCCTGGTTGTCGTGTCTCAGCTGAATGCTTAGGTCGCCCTCAGCCCGAGTTCCCTCACACTTAAAGGGAAGTAACATCACTAGCTCCAAGGGACGtaaggaggattaaatgagaccacAGAAATCTTCAAGAACGTGTCTGGCCCATAGTAGGTTCTCAACAAATCTCATTTCCCTCCCTACTGAGGTGAAATGATTAGCCCTCATCAAAAATCGTccatctggggacttccctggcagtccagtggtcaagactccacgcttccactgcagggggtgcaggttcgacccctggtcagggaactaagatcccacatgccgtgcagtgcagccaaaaagaaaaaaatgtccatttgGGGCCAAGAGCAGAAAACAAATTTCCTTAACATGGTTATTCTAAGAAAGAATACAAGGTGATGATTTGTTGGTTAAAGCTCTGTCATCAAGGTTACATGGAGGTTTCCACAGTTCTTGGTCAACCCTGAGTTTGAGGAAACTAGGGTGTGCTTGCTGGTATCAATACGTCATGTGGCATCTGCACTCGGCGGCAGTGAAGTGTGAAGCGAAGCCATTGTAACTCACCGGGCAGAGTCCGCAGGGGGCCCGCACCAATCCCGTGGGCGGGATGATCGGATTGACTGCCCTGTACAGTTTCATGTGTCCGTCCACACTGCCTACGGTGCCTTCTTTTGCAGCGATGATAGTCATCTCCACTTTCCCATCATAAATGAGTGTATTTAAGATGGTCTCAATGTCCTCCATGGACAACTCTACCTACAAAAGGGATACGTTAGAAAGGACCCAAAAAGGACAAGGAGACATCATTTTGGAGGGTGTTAAAAAACGTAAAAGGCCACAATTCCTTGGTGAAATGGGGAAGGATTATGCTGGAGAGTAAATGGAGGCATAAAGAGGCTGAACAATGGCCGAAGTGAGCACAGACCCTCAAATACCAGGGGCAGGGCTCTGAGCTCGCACTGAGCTTGACACTTGCTGATGTCTTCACCCTCCCAAGGAAAATCTAGACATCTTGTAACAATTCTTTGGCAAGAATTTGATGGAGGTTTATAAAATGCTTGAGCAGAAAGGTATTTTAGACATCAAATAGTCCAAATTCCTGTTTTTTTATGAAAGAGAGATCTGGAGCCCAGGAAATGAAAATGACTTGTCCAAGCAGCCACTTCAGCTTCTTCTCTGATGATGAAAAGTATCAAGCACAGTGTGTTTGTACAGATCTTCAGAGAATGTGCTGACAATGCCACTAACATCTCATAAGTAGGAAAATACCAATAAACGACAACTGCTATGATGATGGATGTCTGGCACATATATGGAAACGTCCCCAAGAGAATCAAGAACTTGTCAGAACAGACTTTTGAATCTGGTAGTGAAATGCACTGCCAGGCCTCCACTCTGCCGCTCTGTAGCCCAAGCTCAGGTACATACAGTTCAGAAAGTGCCCGACGGCAATGACCGCCATTGCCTGACTGCCTTAGGACAGTACTTCCTCAAAGTGGGTTCTGCAGAATGTACATGGGTATCACCAGAAAAAAGGGTCTGGGTCAGCTGTGTTTGCAATACATTGTAAACTATATCCCTATGATGaagaataagtttttaaaaataagatgaaattagAAACCGAGTTCCAACCTTACTGATCCCCAATTCACAGATATACTTCCACACTTCATGTGATGAAGCAAATGAactatttctttgtatcattggattctgtttgctttctCGTGCTGTTTCTGCCTATAAGGGTAGAAACATAAATTTCAGGAAGAATACTGGTGCCTTCTGAATACAATTCATATAGAGTGAGAACAACAACAGGACATATTTTGTTTAGTAAAAATGACCAATTTCAATGTTTTCAATTCCTGTAAGATATGATACACAAGATTAAACATTCCTTatgaagaaactttaaaaaactatacTTGGAGTGATGTTTCCTCAATTATGCCTCACCTTAGTTTGTAGGAATTTAAAACACTGTTGGTTAAGCACCTCTACAAATTCAGATTCAAAATCCTGGTCACTGTACCAGGCTCCACCGGTCACAGAGCGGTCTGGCTGCAGGTTATAGAGCATGTACACCTTCTTTTTGAGGCCTAGGAAAAACACGCACAGTAGATGGTTAGAGGTAACAAAATAGTCTTCCAAAACTAAGACTTAAAAACCCCCAAAGCTTCATATTTCAGAGCAGTTTGGGATTTACAGAATTATTGTGAAGATGGGACTTTGTGCTCAGCTTCCTCTAGTACTAACACCTGACATTACCACAGTACATCTGTTATAGCTAATGAAACAATGTTGATAGGTCAAAATTAATTATAAAGTCTACACTTTATTCAGATTCCCTTCgtttttccctaatgtccttttaATGGTCCAGGATCCTATCCAGAATACCATATTATTACAAATTTATTATACATGAGGCAAATTttggttgtgacagtttctcagactttccttgttatTGGTGAATTTGCCATTTTTTAGAATTACTGGCAAAAAATTCTGTAGGATGTCCCTTAATTGGGATTTGTCCGAGTAGACTGGAAaaaagaccacagaggtaaagtgcacTTCTCATCATGTCATATTAAGAGTACTTGATCATCACTAAATGATGATTGATTGTCATCAATATAACATCAGCCTTGACATTATAAATCCATCACCTGGTTTGAGGtagtgtttctcagttttctccactgtaaagttacctTTTTGTCCCGACCTTTCCATATGTGGAAGGAAGCCACCACGCACAGTCCACACTTAAAGACTGGGAGTTCGCTCTACTTCCTTGAGGATGAAGAGTCTAcacaaattatttggaattcttctgcatgaaGACTTGTCTATTCTCGcccattgatttatttattcaaatatttatcttaGTATGttctcatgaatatttattttatactttgggttacaATCTAATACTACTTAAGTCTGAAactttgaaaacatcatgctaagtgaaagaagccagacactaaagACCATATATTGgtagttccctggcagtccagtggttaggactcggtgctgtCACTGTcttggcccaggttcaatccctggtcagggaactaagatcccacaagccacacggcatggccaaaaaaaacccaaaacaaaacaaaacaccgcaacattaaaaagatataatttaaaaaattagaacagtGTGGTGACTGcagaactctgtgaatatactaaaacccactgaattaaatctcaataaagctgctactaaaaataaagatgtacaGCATGATTGGCAAAATGAAGCTACGCATGGGTACATGGgaattcattttgttattttctatacttttgtacacatttgaaattatccaataaaaatgtggaagagaaataatattctaaatgagggagtggtaggacataaaTACCATTGATAAATAAAACCACTGATGACtatcaaaattttatttgctGAATTTTGTGTTCAAGCACACTTTAATCTAGGAGCACCCCAGCTCCTCTGATGCCTCAATCAGTGAAATCAGCAATGTGTCTGCTGGAGCCAGCTCTGGATCCTGGAGCCCCCGGAGGATGTGACAGGGTGGCTggcaagaggaggaggagaaatccCATGTGCTGGAACAGATGCTCCACCAGGGCCAGGGCAGAGAACTTTCTGTGACCTGCTCACTAATGTATTCCAAGCCCccagaacagtgcccagcacacagcaaaTGCACGACGGGTATTTGTGGAATGGGTAATCTCATACACCAGGTTGAAATAAATTATCTTACATATCACAAAATCCAGGAAAAATGTTCGTGATCCCCCAAATTCTTTACTGAAGAGAGTAAAGTAGTTTTAGATTTTTGAGTGGGTAAGACTCTAAGAGTTAACTGGCAGTGACATATCTAAAGCAGCATCTCCAAACCATCCGATAtgagctaaaattttaaaaatcttttttgaccaGTTGTTTTAAATCATGACATagcttaaagaataaaaacctgaAATATACTTGGAGTAATATATGTACAGAGAACAtccaggggaagaaaagagatggTTACTCACTGCCACAGACTTAACAGCTTTAATTAGCTTTTTACTTTCCAGATTCTTTagaattttgttaatttctgttaaTGGCAAGTTGCTTTTGTATCGGATATCTCTGCTCCATATTCCTAtaagaaagtaaagtaaaataagttGACCACTATAGGAtgtgtgtttcttttcccatTGCTTATATCTCATTATAAATCTAGCAAAATATGTATACATTCCTAGAGCATAGCTATAGGAAAAATGAATTAGAGGTAAGAGTCTCAGATAAAGTaacaaaaatatgcaaaacaataCATAAGTTATATGTTCTATTTTCTAACTGGAAATTTCTTGGAATGCCAGTGTGgcaccttttaaaaaacatatgaaaaggacGTTTTTGTAATGGAAGAAAAATCTTGAATGTCACTGAATTAACATATATTGCCTTTTCCATGCCCCCCTACATCccaacctctttttttctttaaatatcactTTAGATTGTATATGTGAAAAACAAACTTAAGTTTGGGTCTGGGTTGGCTGCCACCCTTGATGAGAGCAAAAAACACTTTATGAGAGCATCTGTGTGCATGTATGTCCATTATTTATACAGCActatatttggaaaatagaaagaTTACAGTTCCCATAGTCACTAAAAGCCTGTGCAGAAAgctatgatttttctttcaaagaaggaaatatgTGTTATACGTATACAAGGAATTTATGTTAaaacattttgctgtattttcttcCCAACGTGAAGGCATAATAAgataggaagatttttttttaaatagagaatgacttcttcatatttatttttaaaattttaatttaacttcccaacacatataaaaattatatgacttCAGATTACATCGTAATTGTTAAAGCTAATATCAATGACTCAAACAGATCTTAAATTGTAATAACAGCAATTTCGATAAAGTTCTTTAAGGGCAACAGGAGAGGAACTAAATAGCTCTTGAGCGAGCTACACCAGACACTGCCACACTGCACTAGGCGTCCCTCGGATTTTTGCAAAAACCAGAGAGATGTTATTATCCACCATTTACAGATAAGAGGAAGAAACGAAGCTTTCCAAAATTTAGcaaataaggattaaaaaaaaaaactcttaagttttaatttatttattttgaatagatAATATATTCATATGGTCCACATTCAGAGGTCTCTTTCCATCCCTGCCCACAGCCATCTAGTTCCTATCTCCCTGAAGCAACAACAGTGTCACTCCTGGGTGTCCTTCAAATGTATGTACATTacatattgttatatatatatatgtgtgtgtgtgtgttatattttcttttccttttaacaaaCGGCAGCATACTGAACTGACTGATCTATATCCTGGGAAGCCAGGATCTCAGTCCCCACTATCTGGTCCTAGAGACAATGTTGTTTCTGCTGTTCCTCTACATGCTTACCTTTATTTCCTGCATCCTCTATGATTTGATATACTAGTTTTTCCTGGTTATCTGATCCTTTCATTTTACTGCAGGGAAATAAAGGAGAATTAAAAAGGCAAAGAGGTACAGGATAATCTAATAATCTACAAGACTACTTAAACGAATGAGCAGACAAGGTCATCACATTGACTTATTTACCAAAAGAAGGGCTTAccttaaaaagaatgagacaggGCTGTATGTAccaaatgaaaagatgtccaagatatagtaagtgaaaaaaaacaagttgcaaaacagtatggatatcatgatcccatttttgttaaaataagaaaaaaaaaagagagagagattatatataaatatatggtatataaatatataatcatctatatgtatttatatatacctaTAAGAAAGGATATATgccaaaatattaacagcagcTATC includes:
- the POLR3F gene encoding DNA-directed RNA polymerase III subunit RPC6, with the protein product MAEVKVKVQPPDADPVEIENRIIELCHQFPHGITDQVIQNEMPHIEAQQRAVAINRLLSMGQLDLLRSNTGLLYRIKESQNAGKMKGSDNQEKLVYQIIEDAGNKGIWSRDIRYKSNLPLTEINKILKNLESKKLIKAVKSVAVSLKKKVYMLYNLQPDRSVTGGAWYSDQDFESEFVEVLNQQCFKFLQTKAETARESKQNPMIQRNSSFASSHEVWKYICELGISKVELSMEDIETILNTLIYDGKVEMTIIAAKEGTVGSVDGHMKLYRAVNPIIPPTGLVRAPCGLCPVFDDCHEGGEISPSNCIYMTEWLEF